From Pochonia chlamydosporia 170 chromosome Unknown PCv3seq00014, whole genome shotgun sequence, a single genomic window includes:
- a CDS encoding alpha-ketoglutarate-dependent sulfonate dioxygenase (similar to Colletotrichum gloeosporioides Nara gc5 XP_007280530.1) gives MTNKGDGDGVAPPAYSAHENGGGMQSAPPVDVDITAAFARLSLESNITERKLTVNTCLAHLKLLHAIHNLKEEVGYTDGLFGLYDSRATDDASNLDLDTVHVEKGVKLEDADKIKLALSKIREKRWALFVARAVDRYESWWKTIQGQNVLTEDMMADPVSELFANFPLLCEKPQGLREDMLPPLDVLMVFHSHMLNPRSFLEDSIRSSMKGLWQDGMPWPLVNEAIDTDFNYSTSDACRKRWTQATGRMWTNAEDPMTKIINCPYCQVPNHIPWTTCGTKEKSDKEDGLSGLIGTGYGDGKLNYQCVACEGNICKEALSVRKFVQDAALLLTRSVPMPGTILDPQNGMPEPVPIGEAAKVYPRTFPNRMIQLDLRIQVQEIFNAYRDPTMETVKSLVEEVLRDPTRLSRINSMPTRWKNTRYRIPPKSKNCVRKMMSRYWENFSPFALDLCGAVMRQGVFVDKMVKLDWLHSPSARETMARLINKYVNFITLMRRYPKEIAVPTLDVDLAWHTHQLVPHSYYSYTTRATAKFIDHDDKIEETKLNQAFEWTSKTYQQDFHEMYSECTCWYCEATRASHMSSVGSLFGTSKGDKYVEDFYQSGRAGLCPPDNSAHISAHNAVRSMNGSKGTVIDYLRSRQDERLERNYQKAVKRAEKKGRKLPPRDDYYNHWGYAYFMYSPAVYPLYFAPGMYYGWDPCYTNAGAGAWGGCAAGSCGGGGVATGACGNAGGCGGIGGCGSGTGGCGGAGGCGGGGGCGGGGGCGGGGGGGCGGGGGGGC, from the exons ATGACCAACAaaggcgacggcgacggcgtCGCACCACCAGCATACTCGGCCCACGAGAATGGTGGAGGCATGCAGTCAGCACCACCTGTGGATGTCGATATCACAGCTGCCTTCGCCCGTCTATCCCTAGAGTCGAATATCACCGAGAGAAAACTTACCGTTAACACCTGTCTCGCGCACTTGAAACTTCTTCACGCGATTCACAACTTAAAGGAGGAAGTGGGCTACACTGATGGGCTTTTTGGCCTGTATGACAGTCGTGCAACCGACGACGCAAGcaacttggacttggacacTGTCCACGTCGAAAAAGGCGTCAAACTCGAAGATGCTGATAAGATTAAACTCGCTCTGAGTAAAATTCGGGAAAAAAGATGGGCGCTGTTTGTCGCACGCGCCGTTGATCGATACGAGTCTTGGTGGAAGACTATACAAGGCCAAAATGTTCTTACAGAAGACATGATGGCAGATCCGGTCTCCGAGTTATTTGCCAATTTCCCACTCCTTTGTGAGAAGCCTCAGGGGCTTCGAGAAGATATGCTTCCGCCTCTAG ATgtattgatggtgtttcACTCTCATATGCTGAATCCTCGGTCTTTCCTTGAGGACTCCATAAGAAGCTCTATGAAAGGATTGTGGCAAGACGGCATGCCGTGGCCTCTGGTCAATGAAGCAATTGACACTGACTTTAACTATTCCACGTCTGATGCGTGCCGGAAACGTTGGACCCAAGCGACAGGCCGGATGTGGACCAATGCAGAAGATCCCATGACGAAAATCATCAATTGTCCTTACTGCCAGGTACCAAACCACATCCCGTGGACAACTTGCGGAACGAAGGAAAAGAGTGACAAAGAAGACGG CTTATCTGGACTGATCGGCACCGGGTACGGCGATGGAAAACTGAACTACCAGTGTGTAGCCTGCGAAGGTAATATTTGCAAGGAGGCTTTGTCTGTTCGCAAGTTTGTGCAGGACGCAGCACTTCTCCTCACTCGGTCAGTGCCCATGCCAGGAACCATTCTCGACCCTCAGAATGGCATGCCAGAGCCTGTACCCATCGGCGAGGCTGCCAAAGTATACCCAAGGACGTTTCCAAACCGAATGATTCAACTGGACCTCCGAattcaagtccaagagaTCTTCAATGCGTACAGAGATCCGACCATGGAGACTGTCAAGTCTCTTGTCGAGGAGGTCTTGCGCGACCCTACCAGACTAAGTCGCATCAACTCAATGCCAACTCGATGGAAGAATACCCGATATAGGATCCctcccaagtccaagaaTTGCGTCCGCAAGATGATGAGCCGGTACTGGGAGAACTTTTCGCCATTTGCCCTGGACTTGTGTGGTGCCGTGATGCGCCAGGGAGTCTTTGTCGACAAAATGGTCAAGCTGGACTGGCTTCATAGCCCGTCAGCACGAGAGACAATGGCGCGACTCATCAACAAATACGTCAACTTTATTACACTCATGCGGCGGTACCCGAAAGAAATTGCCGTTCCAACGCTAGATGTTGATCTTGCATGGCATACTCACCAATTAGTCCCGCATTCCTATTACTCTTACACGACAAGAGCCACAGCAAAATTCATTGACCACGAtgacaagattgaagaaACGAAACTAAACCAAGCATTCGAATGGACGTCCAAGACATACCAGCAGGACTTTCACGAGATGTACAGCGAATGCACTTGCTGGTACTGCGAAG CCACTCGTGCGTCACACATGTCTTCTGTCGGCTCCCTGTTTGGAACGTCCAAAGGCGACAAGTACGTCGAAGACTTTTACCAATCCGGAAGAGCTGGGCTATGCCCTCCAGATAATTCCGCCCACATCTCTGCACACAACGCCGTTCGCTCAATGAATGGATCAAAGGGAACGGTGATAGACTACCTTCGTTCTCGCCAGGACGAAAGACTTGAGCGCAACTATCAGAAAGCCGTTAAGCgagccgagaagaagggccGCAAGCTTCCGCCGCGGGATGATTATTATAACCACTGGGGCTATGCCTACTTTA TGTATTCCCCTGCAGTGTATCCTTTGTATTTTGCCCCGGGAATGTATTACGGCTGGGATCCATGCTACACTAATGCTGGTGCCGGTGCTTGGGGCGGCTGTGCTGCGGGAAgttgtggtggaggaggtgtAGCCACGGGAGCTTGCGGAAATGCTGGGGGATGCGGAGGTATTGGG GGTTGCGGATCGGGAACTGGAGGTTGTGGCGGCGCGGGAGGAtgcggcggaggaggcggttGTGGAGGgggtggaggatgtggtggtggaggaggcggcggctgcggaggaggaggtggtggcg GTTGCTGA
- a CDS encoding monooxygenase (similar to Metarhizium acridum CQMa 102 XP_007810369.1), producing MKVIIVGAGIAGLSLAIALTQSSHQVVLVESASELAELGAGVQMTPQAIKYLFKWGMKNDLMDKSIRPECMYIWHYKDGKLIGTLPLGQMDRRYGAPYIVIHRGMLHSILHKHAVKAGTQIKLSSKVIQYDFPRGAVELDTGETLEADLVVAADGINSFARQQLLGESDPGSRPTGWAAFRLSAEMSKIRRDPLIAKAINLDSGCSNFWVAPHKSCMTYLIKGATTLNIVLSHRDIIDTSRFSLEEYRQASREMFRDFDKPVQRLLELSTPKIANFPAYEVPPLPKWTDSSGRFTLIGDAAHASVYFLSMGVSLAVEDATALSTAINYVETRSAGLSQSQELLCKVMHVFQRVRMRRVLAVQKASSYAGETLHVEDGEQRVALYEALSQSDRDILLPPYNPNSVASHTTQIVPGQAERCGPGGISDKVTRDWCYGFDADKTILEALEMECP from the exons ATGAAAGTAATCATTGTTGGCGCCGGCATCGCCGGGCTGTCCCTTGCCATTGCGTTGACCCAGAGCAGCCACCAGGTTGTATTGGTGGAATCAGCCTCAGAATTAGCAGAACTCGGCGCAGGAGTACAGATGACTCCGCAAGCTATCAAGTATTTGTTTAAATGGGGCATGAAGAACGATCTAATGGACAAGTCCATTCGGCCTGAGTGTATGTACATTTGGCATTACAAAGATGGCAAACTCATAGGCACCCTACCTCTCGGCCAGATGGACCGTCGGTACGGTGCGCCGTACATTGTAATCCATCGCGGGATGTTGCACTCGATACTTCACAAGCACGCCGTCAAAGCCGGGACACAGATAAAGCTCAGCAGCAAAGTGATCCAGTATGACTTCCCACGTGGTGCGGTAGAACTTGATACAGGTGAAACACTTGAAGCTgaccttgttgttgccgccgaTG GCATAAACTCATTCGCGCGACAACAGTTGTTGGGAGAATCTGACCCTGGTAGTCGCCCGACTGGATGGGCCGCCTTCAGGCTGTCTGCAGAAATGAGCAAGATCAGAAGGGACCCGTTGATTGCCAAGGCAATTAACTTGGACTCTGGATGCTCAAACTTTTGGGTTGCGCCACACAAGTCTTGCATGACGTATCTCATCAAAGGGGCAACTACTCTCAATATTGTTCTGTCCCATAGAGATATCATTGATACCAGCCGGTTTTCGTTGGAGGAATACCGTCAAGCCTCCCGCGAGATGTTTAGGGACTTCGACAAGCC TGTGCAAAGACTTTTGGAACTGTCGACTCCCAAGATTGCCAATTTTCCTGCTTATGAGGTTCCACCTCTTCCCAAATGGACTGACTCATCGGGTCGGTTTACATTAATAGGTGATGCTGCACATGCATCAGTGTATTTCCTGTCAATGGGCGTCAGTCTTGCTGTGGAAGATGCTACAGCTCTGTCTACTGCGATCAATTACGTGGAGACGAGGTCGGCTGGGTTGTCTCAATCGCAGGAGCTCCTCTGCAAAGTCATGCATGTTTTCCAAAGAGTTCGCATGAGACGGGTATTAGCAGTACAAAAGGCAAGTTCGTATGCTGGTGAAACACTTCACGTAGAGGACGGAGAACAGCGTGTTGCGCTATACGAAGCCCTGAGTCAGTCGGATCGAGATATATTGCTGCCACCCTACAATCCCAACTCGGTCGCTAGCCATACTACTCAGATTGTGCCAGGTCAAGCAGAGCGATGTGGCCCAGGAGGCATATCAGATAAAGTCACACGGGATTGGTGTTACGGATTCGACGCCGACAAGACCATTCTCGAAGCTCTCGAAATGGAATGTCCGTGA
- a CDS encoding alkaline serine protease P32 (similar to Metarhizium robertsii ARSEF 23 XP_007821864.1): MKLSIILAFLPAILAAPTSTPDDPDAIGNKYVVKFKEGIVNIDEDDVIRSIKTKADFFYENVFTGFAGHLTAEERAALLARPDVEYIERDAVAHLDGFVEQEGAPWGLGRISNRRRGNTTYKYDASAGAGTCAYIIDTGIEDNHPEFEGRATLIKSFIPGQGSDLNGHGTHCAGTVGSKSYGVAKKTNIYGVKVIKDDGSGSASTVIAGMDLVVKDAKTRSCPKGVVASISLRFDRSDAVNAAAAAMVSSGIFLSVSAGNSNADAANQSPASEPSACTVGATTSEDARSPFSNFGAIVDIFAPGSAVLSTWIMGGKRTLSGTSMASPHVAGLAAYLAGLGGDYNCSHIQKLAVKDRLSGLPPGTVNLLANNGASVE; the protein is encoded by the exons ATGAAGCTGTCTATCATTCTTGCCTTTCTCCCAGCCATTCTGGCAGCCCCTACCAGCACTCCAGATGATCCGGATGCTATTGGCAACAAGTACgttgtcaagttcaaggagGGCATCGtgaacattgatgaagatgatgtgaTACGCTCTATAAAGACTAAGGCTGATTTCTTCTACGAAAACGTCTTTACCGGCTTTGCGGGTCACCTCACCGCGGAGGAACGCGCAGCTCTTCTTGCTCGTCCCGAT GTTGAATATATAGAGAGAGATGCCGTGGCGCACCTCGACGGTTTTGTTGAGCAGGAGGGAGCACCCTGGGGACTTGGTCGTATCTCCAACCGCCGGAGAGGAAACACAACCTACAAATATGATGCcagtgctggtgctggaacCTGTGCTTACATTATTGACACTGGTATAGAGGATAACCACCCC GAGTTTGAGGGCCGCGCCACGCTTATAAAGAGCTTTATTCCTGGCCAAGGCAGCGATCTCAATGGTCATGGAACTCATTGCGCCGGCACAGTTGGTAGCAAGTCGTACGGTGTTGCTAAGAAGACCAATATTTACGGTGTCAAGGTCATAAAAGATGACGGATCCGGTAGTGCTTCTACAGTAATTGCAGGCATGGACCTCGTTGTTAAAGATGCTAAGACGCGAAGCTGCCCCAAAGGCGTTGTCGCCAGCATAAGCTTGAGGTTTGACCGCAGCGATGCTGTCAATGCGGCGGCCGCTGCCATGGTCAGCTCTGGAATCTTCCTCTCCGTCTCTGCTGGAAATTCGAATGCAGATGCTGCCAACCAATCCCCTGCGTCTGAGCCTTCTGCTTGCACTGTTGGTGCTACCACCTCCGAAGACGCCCGATCACCGTTCTCCAACTTTGGTGCTATCGTCGATATCTTCGCTCCTGGTAGTGCCGTTCTGTCCACCTGGATTATGGGTGGCAAG AGAACACTCTCCGGTACTTCCATGGCTTCTCCCCATGTTGCCGGCCTAGCTGCCTATCTAGCCGGCCTTGGAGGTGACTACAATTGCAGTCATATCCAGAAACTAGCCGTCAAGGACCGCCTTTCGGGACTCCCCCCCGGCActgtcaatcttcttgccaaCAACGGTGCCAGTGTTGAATAG
- a CDS encoding salicylate hydroxylase protein (similar to Eutypa lata UCREL1 XP_007794847.1), giving the protein MTPYHPRIAILGGGPGGLTLGRLLYKNGVPVTIYDLRDKPTWEDLSKPCGMLDLHQESGISSLRECGLYEKFLPLTGECAEEAKVYHHDGRLLHHDFGGSEEGARPEISRHALIHLLVSNIPPEMIKWNHKAISVDSLTTASGNTEMVVDFGPRGKETFDFVIGADGAWSKVRSFLTPTMPYYAGIQMMTLDLPSVSTKYPQIADFLGNGTMMALGFRNAVLAQRGAQASARIYLAVSTSDEVFGEVTGLRGRTAREAVQTLLNEDGLFADWAPAFRELISAACEAETTENSNDKLDIKPLYMLHVGQSWDTKPGATLVGDAAHLMTPFAGEGVNLAMWDCQDLALAITEATRAGSANVAGFQQCLHPLVKEFEKKMLTRAQTKAEETWANKKMMFDSDNGSDNMAEFFRSAGLGTLVVIE; this is encoded by the coding sequence ATGACCCCATATCATCCTAGAATAGCCATTCTGGGTGGTGGCCCTGGTGGCCTTACTCTTGGGCGGCTTCTCTACAAGAATGGCGTCCCCGTCACGATTTACGACCTAAGAGATAAGCCAACATGGGAAGATCTCAGCAAGCCCTGTGGGATGTTGGACTTGCACCAAGAATCCGGCATCTCTTCCCTGCGTGAGTGCGGACTATATGAGAAGTTTTTGCCGCTCACGGGAGAATGTGCTGAAGAGGCCAAGGTATATCATCATGATGGACGGCTCTTGCACCATGATTTTGGGGGATCAGAAGAAGGCGCCCGCCCTGAGATCTCCCGTCATGCATTAATACATCTCTTGGTGTCTAATATTCCGCCGGAAATGATCAAATGGAACCACAAAGCCATATCTGTGGACAGTTTAACTACTGCGTCTGGCAATACGGAAATGGTTGTCGACTTTGGGCCCAGGGGAAAAGAAACCTTTGACTTCGTAATCGGTGCGGACGGTGCATGGTCCAAAGTTCGATCGTTTTTAACGCCCACCATGCCATATTACGCTGGCATACAAATGATGACACTCGATTTGCCATCAGTCTCAACAAAATACCCTCAAATTGCCGACTTTCTAGGAAATGGAACCATGATGGCCCTCGGTTTTCGGAATGCTGTCTTGGCCCAGCGCGGCGCACAAGCATCCGCTCGAATCTATTTAGCCGTAAGCACATCGGATGAAGTATTTGGGGAGGTCACGGGTCTAAGAGGGAGAACTGCCAGAGAAGCAGTACAAACCCTGCTTAATGAGGACGGTTTATTTGCAGATTGGGCTCCAGCCTTTCGAGAACTTATCTCAGCAGCATGTGAGGCGGAGACAACGGAAAACTCAAACGACAAGTTAGACATAAAGCCTCTCTACATGCTACATGTCGGACAGTCGTGGGATACCAAGCCGGGAGCAACACTCGTCGGCGACGCTGCGCATTTAATGACGCCAtttgctggagaaggcgtGAATCTGGCCATGTGGGATTGCCAGGACCTTGCATTGGCTATTACTGAGGCAACTAGAGCTGGAAGCGCCAATGTAGCCGGCTTTCAGCAGTGTCTGCATCCACTGGTCAAAGAATTTGAAAAGAAGATGCTGACTCGTGCCCAAACAAAAGCAGAAGAGACTTGGGCAAACAAAAAGATGATGTTTGACAGCGATAACGGATCAGACAACATGGCGGAATTTTTCAGGAGTGCTGGGCTTGGCACACTGGTAGTGATAGAGTAG
- a CDS encoding cupin family protein (similar to Metarhizium acridum CQMa 102 XP_007812166.1), which yields MSTSYTAQQVIDVLGLTPHPEKGYYIQTFKDPKTLADGRASSTCIYYLLEGSSGLSHWHRVLDAVEIWHYYAGAPLQLSLSWDDGKPTRDVVLGPDILKGERPQVIVERGEWQHALSLGDWTLVGCTVAPGFEFEGFEMANPGWEPKSSAKTE from the coding sequence ATGTCGACCTCATACACAGCCCAACAAGTTATTGATGTGCTCGGTCTGACACCACATCCAGAGAAAGGCTACTACATACAGACGTTTAAAGATCCAAAGACACTGGCCGATGGTCGAGCATCTAGCACTTGCATCTACTACCTCCTCGAGGGCAGTTCTGGCCTGTCGCACTGGCATCGTGTTCTCGATGCCGTCGAGATTTGGCATTACTATGCGGGCGCACCACTGCAGCTTTCTCTATCCTGGGACGACGGCAAGCCCACTCGTGATGTGGTCCTTGGCCCAGATATTTTGAAAGGCGAGAGGCCGCAGGTTATCGTTGAACGTGGGGAATGGCAACATGCGCTGTCGCTGGGCGACTGGACACTTGTAGGCTGCACCGTTGCACCAGGTTTTGAGTTTGAGGGGTTTGAGATGGCCAATCCAGGTTGGGAGCCCAAAAGCTCAGCAAAGACGGAATAG
- a CDS encoding C6 transcription factor (similar to Metarhizium robertsii ARSEF 23 XP_007825461.2) codes for MNMLVGTASPSNASSDESTTPSLTVASTDHFDSDSRPKTNRRRGHFKSRLGCFNCKRRRIKCNEIRPECSACRRLALECSYPVQNAASTDAAPTSALSILTIEDLALFHRFLTAGIPAIPLKCEHLWWEVASISHSYECLAHAMLGLGASYLSQNGESKYAVQVLKHRTVAIRLFKDLLAKMPQTPADADALFATIGCLLTQAALLPNNMVEYMTLLRIADYVVRTVTPKFPTSIFHIFTQMGHVDSLVTLVADQPRDDDVIQGFRNSIMLLEGLCQWDIEKDLLAKQVRCIDALSISPQDACAAFIVVWLTPTTFSNEEFSHFLSPDNGVGHILTIHILLLDYILGHFCIDPSHKPNFSCRKDTVISWTKSLAQTLPRSYLRYMEWALGYCEILAQQDARYLLSP; via the exons ATGAACATGCTTGTTGGGACAGCTTCGCCATCAAACGCCTCATCCGACGAATCGACGACCCCCTCGTTGACCGTCGCATCAACAGACCATTTCGACAGTGATTCCCGACCCAAGACAAATCGAAGACGGGGCCACTTTAAATCTCGtcttggctgcttcaattGCAAGCGTAGACGGATCAAATGCAACGAGATACGTCCAGAGTGCTCAGCATGCCGGCGATTAGCACTGGAATGCAGCTATCCTGTTCAAAATGCTGCCTCAACAGACGCCGCCCCGACATCAGCCCTGTCCATACTAACGATTGAGGACCTCGCCCTGTTCCATCGCTTTCTCACTGCCGGCATACCTGCTATCCCTCTTAAATGTGAACACTTGTGGTGGGAAGTGGCTTCTATTTCTCACAGT TACGAGTGCCTCGCGCATGCAATGCTCGGCCTAGGAGCTTCCTACCTTTCGCAAAACGGAGAGTCGAAATATGCCGTCCAGGTCCTCAAACATCGCACCGTCGCTATTAGGCTATTCAAGGActtgctggccaagatgccCCAGACTCCCGCCGATGCCGACGCACTCTTCGCCACCATTGGGTGCCTGCTCACTCAAGCTGCCTTGCTTCCAAACAACATGGTCGAATACATGACGTTGCTACGGATTGCAGATTACGTTGTCCGCACTGTCACCCCAAAATTCCCAACTTCAATATTCCACATCTTTACGCAGATGGGACACGTTGATTCCCTAGTGACACTCGTTGCCGACCAGCCAAGAGACGATGATGTGATCCAAGGCTTCAGAAACTCCATTATGCTACTGGAAGGTCTATGCCAGTGGGATATCGAAAAAGATTTGCTAGCCAAGCAAGTACGATGTATTGATGCTCTAAGCATATCACCCCAAGATG CCTGTGCAGCATTTATCGTCGTATGGCTCACGCCAACAACCTTCTCTAATGAAGAGTTTTCGCACTTTTTGAGCCCTGATAATGGTGTTGGCCATATCCTTACTATACACATATTGCTTCTAGACTACATCCTAGGCCATTTCTGTATTGACCCCTCACACAAGCCAAATTTCTCTTGTCGTAAGGATACCGTTATTAGCTGGACAAAGAGTCTGGCCCAGACCCTTCCGCGCAGTTACCTGCGGTACATGGAATGGGCCCTTGGCTACTGCGAAATTTTAGCTCAGCAAGATGCCCGCTATTTGCTCAGTCCCTGA
- a CDS encoding extracellular protein (similar to Metarhizium robertsii ARSEF 23 XP_007825210.1) has protein sequence MKVSQVLGASLTMAVCAVAHMEMKNPPPFRSSYNPYTGNDIDYDMTSPLSSDGSDFPCKGYAKLLGTPKGKPVATWSPGGTYSMTITGNTPHNGGSCQASVSYDRGSSWKVIRSWIGNCPVRGDSSYSFTLPSDLPAGNMLFGWSWFNNEGNREMYMNCAAITVKAGARKVRRGAGDSYSSRPAMFVANVGNGVCTYEGTDVDFPQPGPDPIRRSSRPHAPGNNGCGNWGGD, from the coding sequence ATGAAGGTTTCTCAAGTTCTAGGCGCTTCCCTAACGATGGCCGTCTGTGCTGTAGCGCATATGGAAATGAAGAACCCCCCTCCGTTTCGTTCCAGCTATAACCCGTACACGGGCAACGACATTGACTATGATATGACTTCGCCGCTCAGCTCAGACGGCAGCGACTTTCCCTGCAAAGGCTATGCTAAGTTGTTGGGTACTCCCAAAGGCAAGCCAGTTGCAACTTGGTCACCAGGAGGTACCTACTCTATGACTATTACCGGAAACACGCCTCACAACGGTGGAAGTTGTCAAGCTTCGGTATCATACGATCGCGGAAGTTCTTGGAAGGTCATCCGCTCGTGGATTGGCAACTGTCCGGTTAGAGGTGACTCAAGCTACAGCTTCACTCTACCTAGCGATCTGCCCGCGGGTAATATGCTGTTTGGATGGTCTTGGTTTAACAACGAGGGCAATCGTGAAATGTATATGAATTGTGCCGCTATTACGGTTAAGGCGGGTGCCAGAAAAGTCAGACGCGGTGCTGGGGACTCTTACAGCAGTCGTCcagccatgtttgttgcCAACGTTGGTAATGGCGTTTGCACTTACGAAGGCACTGACGTTGATTTCCCTCAGCCTGGCCCCGACCCAATCCGCCGTTCAAGCAGACCCCATGCACCGGGTAACAATGGTTGCGGAAATTGGGGTGGTGATTAG
- a CDS encoding chitosanase CSN1 (similar to Metarhizium acridum CQMa 102 XP_007814437.1), whose protein sequence is MRSSSVLAAVTLGAVASAYQLPANLKKIYDQHKSGTCSKKLSGTFSGGATYCGDLPNAIFLKGSSGNYDNMDIDCDGANNSAGGCSNDPSGQGETAFKDTVKTYGIPDLDANIHPYVVFGNEGASPSFNPQSKGMKPLSVMAVVCNNQVFYGVWGDTNGFTSTGEASLALGKLCFPNEGLSGDNGHDPKDVLYIGFTSSSAVPGKSGANWKAKKTADFESSIKALGDRLVAAL, encoded by the exons ATGCGGTCTTCAAGTGTTCTTGCTGCTGTTACCTTGGGCGCTGTTGCGTCCGCGTATCAGCTTCCCGCAAACCTCAAGAAGATCTACGATCAACACAAG TCTGGAACCTGTTCCAAGAAGCTCTCCGGTACCTTCAGTGGCGGTGCTACATACTGCGGAGATCTTCCCAACGCCATCTTCCTGAAGGGAAGCAGCGGCAACTATgacaacatggacattgattgcgatggcgccaacaatTCTGCCGGCGGGTGCTCAAATGACCCCAGCGGCCAAGGCGAAACCGCGTTCAAGGACACAGTCAAGACCTACGGCATCCCCGATCTCGATGCAAACATCCATCCCTATGTCGTTTTCGGCAACGAAGGCGCCAGCCCTTCATTTAACCCTCAAAGCAAAGGAATGAAGCCTCTTAGTGTCATGGCAGTCGTTTGCAACAACCAGGTG TTTTATGGTGTTTGGGGCGACACCAACGGCTTCACCTCCACTGGCGAGGCTTCGCTGGCGCTGGGCAAGCTGTGCTTCCCCAACGAAGGTCTTTCCGGTGACAATGGTCATGATCCCAAGGACGTTCTCTACATTGGCTTTACCAGCAGCAGTGCTGTGCCTGGCAAGAGCGGCGCAAACTGGAAGGCTAAGAAGACGGCCGACTTCGAGTCAAGCATCAAAGCCCTGGGCGACCGACTTGTCGCCGCCTTGTAA